The following coding sequences are from one Capsicum annuum cultivar UCD-10X-F1 chromosome 3, UCD10Xv1.1, whole genome shotgun sequence window:
- the LOC124897021 gene encoding uncharacterized protein LOC124897021, whose product MEKATIIQKVFWVSFLVILLGHTIKGEFKCNDTSECVKQMKCSEGRPTCYYRTNVCFCRRTHDNLPFTCKTVADCVRQLKCINGTPSCFASRNVCYCKLPNSRPNNETRCNNDADCGVLLKCLDPRHEKPTCFLKSHNCYCKRDAYTNSSKIM is encoded by the exons ATGGAGAAGGCAACAATAATCCAAAAGGTATTTTGGGTTTcctttttggttattttgttAG GACACACAATCAAGGGGGAATTTAAGTGCAACGATACAAGCGAATGCGTTAAACAAATGAAATGCAGCGAAGGGCGTCCAACATGTTACTACAGAACAAACGTATGCTTCTGCAGACGTACACATGACAATCTACCATTTACATGCAAAACAGTTGCAGATTGTGTTAGACAATTGAAATGTATCAATGGCACACCTTCATGTTTTGCAAGTAGAAATGTATGTTATTGTAAACTTCCAAATAGTAGACCAAATAATGAAACTAGGTGTAATAATGATGCTGATTGTGGTGTGTTATTGAAATGTTTGGATCCTCGTCATGAGAAACCTACATGTTTCTTGAAATCACATAATTGTTATTGTAAACGTGATGCGTACACTAATAGTAGTAAGATTATGTAG